In one Brevibacterium sp. CBA3109 genomic region, the following are encoded:
- the trpC gene encoding indole-3-glycerol phosphate synthase TrpC, with the protein MTVLDDIVAGVRDDLAERRRQTPLADVIDRAREAQPARAFDLDADFGVIAEVKRRSPSRGDLAHIPDPGTLAGLYAAGGARAISVLTEGRRFSGSLEDLDSVRAAVDIPVLRKDFMVEEYQFHEARAHGADLVLLIVAALEVEQLQEFHALANELGMTALVETHNAQELAIAAELDAPLIGINTRNLKDLSVDTNRFAPLADLAPPECTLVAESGVTGLEDVETYAGAGADLVLVGEALVTGGDAESAVAAFTSTGCRRRAATSSQS; encoded by the coding sequence ATGACGGTTCTCGACGACATAGTCGCCGGTGTGCGCGACGATCTCGCCGAACGTCGGAGGCAGACACCACTGGCAGACGTCATCGACCGAGCGCGTGAGGCCCAGCCTGCGCGTGCGTTCGATCTTGATGCCGACTTCGGCGTCATCGCCGAGGTGAAGCGACGTTCTCCCTCCCGCGGAGACCTCGCCCACATCCCTGATCCGGGGACCCTGGCTGGCCTCTATGCCGCCGGGGGAGCACGGGCGATCAGTGTCCTCACCGAAGGGCGGCGCTTCTCCGGCAGTCTGGAGGACCTCGACTCCGTCCGTGCAGCCGTTGACATTCCCGTCCTGCGCAAGGACTTCATGGTCGAGGAGTACCAGTTCCATGAAGCCCGCGCCCACGGTGCCGATCTCGTCCTTCTCATCGTTGCGGCACTCGAGGTCGAACAGCTCCAGGAGTTCCATGCTCTGGCCAATGAACTCGGGATGACGGCCCTCGTTGAGACCCACAACGCGCAAGAGCTGGCGATCGCGGCCGAACTCGATGCCCCTCTGATCGGCATCAACACGCGCAACCTCAAGGATCTCAGCGTCGACACGAATCGTTTCGCGCCGCTGGCAGACCTGGCACCGCCGGAATGCACACTCGTCGCAGAGTCCGGGGTCACGGGCCTTGAAGATGTCGAGACCTACGCCGGCGCCGGGGCTGATCTCGTGCTCGTAGGCGAAGCGCTCGTCACCGGCGGCGATGCTGAGTCCGCTGTGGCCGCGTTCACCTCGACCGGGTGCCGGCGCCGGGCTGCGACCAGCAGTCAGTCTTGA
- a CDS encoding HGxxPAAW family protein, which translates to MSQSVARNGATDLDKSTIDYAAIADPGHGNSVAGWTGVIIMLVGVTIGCVGFTIHTATITYVGVGVVALGLIVGLILRAVGLGNKPKNK; encoded by the coding sequence ATGTCGCAATCCGTCGCTCGTAACGGCGCAACCGATCTCGACAAATCGACGATCGACTATGCAGCCATCGCCGACCCAGGACACGGAAACTCCGTGGCTGGTTGGACCGGTGTCATCATCATGCTGGTCGGCGTGACCATCGGCTGCGTCGGGTTCACGATCCACACCGCGACCATCACCTATGTCGGTGTCGGCGTCGTCGCGCTCGGCCTCATCGTCGGCCTGATCCTGCGTGCCGTCGGTCTGGGAAACAAGCCGAAGAATAAATGA
- a CDS encoding Trp biosynthesis-associated membrane protein, giving the protein MTKSRGVLLVLILAGALWVISLASWQGSVAGDTLGPAGVADVTEDASSQASPVATACVAIIAVTGLLSAMLGKVGRFVVLGFAALAAIGYGLTALQSISSPGATAWPIVGLCAAASALIVIVYVAFASARWANSNRYARTAEAGGEEFDSAATWDALSRGDDPEPGPRTPGSDIGNDVGPTSDDPDSTAGGADDGSK; this is encoded by the coding sequence ATGACGAAATCACGCGGTGTTCTCCTTGTCCTTATTCTGGCCGGTGCTCTGTGGGTGATCAGCCTCGCGTCCTGGCAGGGCAGCGTCGCCGGCGACACGCTTGGGCCCGCAGGCGTGGCCGATGTCACAGAGGATGCGAGTTCGCAGGCATCGCCGGTCGCCACCGCCTGCGTCGCAATCATCGCCGTCACCGGGCTGCTCTCAGCCATGCTGGGTAAGGTCGGGCGTTTCGTCGTTCTCGGCTTCGCCGCGCTGGCCGCCATCGGCTACGGCCTGACCGCACTGCAGTCCATTTCCTCTCCCGGGGCCACCGCCTGGCCGATCGTGGGCCTGTGCGCGGCAGCCAGCGCGCTCATCGTCATTGTCTACGTGGCCTTCGCTTCAGCCAGATGGGCCAATTCGAACCGGTACGCCAGGACGGCGGAAGCAGGCGGTGAAGAATTCGATTCGGCAGCGACCTGGGATGCACTCTCACGCGGAGATGATCCCGAGCCCGGCCCGAGGACCCCGGGGTCAGACATCGGCAACGACGTCGGACCGACATCCGATGACCCTGATTCCACTGCCGGTGGGGCGGATGACGGATCGAAATGA
- the trpA gene encoding tryptophan synthase subunit alpha — MTSSGFRTGTTLDAVAQAGRKAALIGYLPVGFPTVEGSIEAMVELVKSGVDIVEVGMPYSDPGMDGPVIQRAAEQGLAAGVRTSDIFSAVSAVAQAGGTAVVMSYWNIVLQYGVSAFARDLDSAGGGGIITPDLIPDEASEWVSASDAYDLDRIFLAAPSSTPERLAAIVAASRGFVYAASTMGVTGVRSEVDNHARDLVTRLKDAGAPHACVGLGVSTREQAAEVADYADGVIVGSALVRALDSDGVSGIATLAAELAEGCA; from the coding sequence ATGACGAGCTCAGGATTCCGAACCGGTACCACTCTCGACGCGGTCGCTCAGGCGGGCCGCAAGGCCGCATTGATCGGTTACCTGCCTGTCGGCTTCCCCACTGTCGAGGGTTCCATTGAGGCAATGGTCGAACTCGTGAAGTCCGGAGTCGACATCGTCGAGGTCGGCATGCCCTACTCGGACCCAGGAATGGATGGTCCCGTCATTCAACGTGCCGCCGAGCAGGGACTGGCTGCCGGGGTGCGGACCTCCGATATCTTCTCTGCCGTCTCAGCTGTCGCGCAGGCCGGTGGAACGGCCGTTGTGATGAGCTATTGGAACATCGTGCTGCAGTACGGTGTCTCGGCCTTCGCCCGCGACCTGGACTCGGCCGGTGGCGGAGGCATCATCACCCCGGATCTCATCCCCGATGAGGCATCCGAATGGGTGAGCGCATCGGACGCATACGACCTTGACCGGATCTTCCTCGCTGCCCCTTCCTCGACGCCCGAACGCCTGGCCGCCATCGTCGCCGCGAGCCGCGGATTCGTCTATGCCGCATCGACGATGGGTGTGACCGGAGTCCGCTCCGAGGTTGACAATCACGCTCGCGACCTGGTCACCCGTCTCAAGGACGCCGGAGCACCGCACGCCTGCGTCGGGCTCGGTGTCTCGACGCGCGAACAGGCCGCAGAGGTCGCCGACTACGCCGACGGCGTCATCGTCGGCTCGGCGCTCGTGCGCGCTCTTGACAGCGATGGAGTCAGCGGAATCGCCACCTTGGCCGCTGAGCTCGCCGAGGGCTGTGCATGA
- the trpB gene encoding tryptophan synthase subunit beta, with translation MTDVSQENGPYFGSYGGRFFPEALIPALEEIEETWRKSQVDPEFTQQLLELQKNYIGRPSLLTEATRFAAHCGGARVFLKREDLNHTGSHKINNALGQALLAKRMGKTRVIAETGAGQHGVATATAAALLDMECEVYMGEEDTQRQALNVARMRLLGAKVNSVSNGTKTLKDAMNEAMRDWVANVDRTHYIIGTVAGPHPFPAMVRSFQDVIGIESREQILSAVGRLPDAVCACVGGGSNAMGIFAAFLSDTDVKIFGFEAGGEGVDSGRHAARFSGGRPGVLHGSATYILQDEDGQTRGSHSISAGLDYPSVGPEHSYLHDTQRVTYEPVVDEEAMDAMQLLSRTEGIIPAIESAHALAGAMRVGQELGSDAVLLVNLSGRGDKDMTTAGKWFNYFDEGAVQV, from the coding sequence ATGACCGATGTGAGCCAGGAGAACGGACCCTACTTCGGTTCGTACGGAGGCAGGTTCTTCCCAGAAGCGCTGATCCCCGCACTCGAGGAGATCGAGGAGACATGGCGCAAATCCCAGGTTGATCCGGAGTTCACTCAGCAGCTGCTGGAGCTGCAGAAGAACTACATCGGCCGTCCCAGCCTGCTCACCGAGGCCACCCGGTTCGCCGCGCACTGCGGCGGAGCCAGGGTGTTCCTGAAGCGTGAGGACCTCAATCACACCGGCAGTCACAAGATCAACAACGCTCTGGGACAGGCTCTGTTGGCCAAGCGCATGGGAAAGACCCGTGTCATTGCTGAGACCGGAGCCGGGCAGCACGGCGTGGCCACAGCCACAGCAGCAGCTCTCCTCGATATGGAGTGCGAGGTCTACATGGGCGAAGAGGACACCCAGCGGCAGGCGCTCAATGTCGCTCGGATGCGTCTGCTCGGTGCGAAGGTCAACTCCGTGTCCAACGGCACCAAGACACTCAAAGACGCGATGAACGAAGCGATGCGCGACTGGGTCGCCAACGTGGATCGTACGCACTACATCATCGGCACCGTCGCCGGGCCGCACCCCTTCCCGGCCATGGTCCGCTCGTTCCAGGACGTCATCGGCATCGAATCCCGTGAACAGATCCTGAGCGCCGTCGGTCGTCTGCCCGACGCGGTGTGCGCCTGCGTCGGCGGCGGGTCGAACGCCATGGGCATCTTCGCTGCCTTCCTCTCAGACACCGATGTGAAGATCTTCGGCTTCGAAGCCGGAGGAGAAGGCGTCGACAGTGGCCGCCACGCAGCCCGGTTCTCCGGCGGACGCCCGGGAGTCCTCCATGGTTCCGCCACCTACATCCTGCAGGACGAGGATGGTCAGACCCGAGGATCCCACTCGATCTCGGCCGGGCTCGACTACCCGTCGGTGGGCCCTGAGCATTCCTACCTTCATGACACGCAACGCGTGACCTACGAACCGGTTGTCGATGAAGAGGCGATGGACGCCATGCAGCTGCTGTCACGGACCGAAGGCATCATCCCCGCGATCGAATCCGCTCATGCCCTGGCCGGCGCGATGCGCGTGGGACAGGAACTCGGCAGCGACGCGGTCCTGCTCGTCAACCTCTCCGGGCGTGGCGACAAGGACATGACGACCGCGGGCAAATGGTTCAATTACTTCGATGAAGGAGCTGTGCAGGTATGA
- the gltB gene encoding glutamate synthase large subunit: MYSEDPSTPKTPRRPVRAGLYDPALEHDACGLALIVRYRGPADHQVVDQALSALRKLEHRGGVGSDEGTGDGAGITLQIPHDYFAKVLREAGIELPEPGTYAAGIGFFAQDYRTDLIPDAAFLTDYGDAPGADRMAETPADQEDLVERIAAEEGLRVLAFRDVAHDASVLGETARTTMPRMRQLFLTIDERFPSRDAQDLSRRSYIVRKRLDHAGLYCPSLNPGTITYKGMLSTGQLSAFYTELLDERVTSRIALVHSRFSTNTFPSWQLAQPFGTIAHNGEINTVRGNRNWMQARESTLASDLLVSPVPGTSTSLDRLCPIVPPGASDSASFNSVLELMVASGRSLPQAMLMMIPEAWENNPGMGESRKAFYEYHSLLMEPWDGPACVAFTDGTLAGAVLDRNGLRPARYVMTSDTVVLASEIGVVDLPESDIVARGRLTPGRMFLVDTESERIISDTEIKNQLATEHPYEDWVKGCSRRLADLPTRVHVTHPQASVRRRQRTFGYTEEELRILISPMAETGAEPLGAMGTDTAIAALSTRPRLLFDYFHQNFAQVTNPPLDSIREDIVTSMSSGIGREGNLLQFARPDSAHILLDRPVIDNDELTAIAHVQGHHLGVDDGRPSVTLPGLYSVNAGPEAMRMRLDALCQEASAAVEAGAVFIILSDRDSTADLAPIPSLLLTSALHHHLVRQRSRTRVSIIVEAGDVREVHHVATLVAFGASAVNPYLVMESAEALVRSERIGGVSESAAVANVLAALNKGLLKIMSKMGISTVQSYHGAQTFEALGLCADFIDEYFTSTPHQLGGKGIIEITAESSARHADAHRDDHPKPAHRDLRVGGEYQWRREGPGHLFNPETIFKLQHSTATGRFDIFGEYTRAVNEQSRELMTLRGLFELVPVDTGPIDIAEVEPAAEIMKRFSTGAMSYGSLSQEAHETLAIAMNRIGGKSNTGEGGEDTERLIDPERRSAIKQIASGRFGVTSHYLTEADDLQIKMAQGAKPGEGGQLPGAKVYPWIAKTRHSTPGVGLISPPPHHDIYSIEDLAQLIHDLGRANARARVHVKLVSGIGVGTVAAGVAKAGADVVLISGHDGGTGASPLNSLKHAGTPWELGLAEAQQTLVLNGLREKVSVQVDGQLKTGRDVIVAALLGGEEFGFATTALVVSGCIMMRVCHKDTCPVGVATQNPKLRERFHGQADHVVNFFTFIAEEVRGYLAELGLRTLDEAIGAVERLRIDDEQERASGLNLDLASILKVPEDIHGSTASARKCTTGVDRDFAGELDLRLLAEAEKSIQSGTEVTITTAIENTDRSVGTLLGHHVTRAHADRGLPEHTIRLKLHGTAGQSLGAFLPRGVSIDLHGDANDYVGKGLSGGTISVHPHAENPTRPEHNVIAGNVLGYGATTGKLFVSGQVGERFMVRNSGAEAVVEGIGDHGLEYMTGGIAVILGAIGRNFAAGMSGGTAYVLDFNPARLNPKERAAGVFRFTGVGVVDMDVLQRLLSEHVQWTNSPLAAQLLEGLSRGEDVLSRFTKIIPVAYAMVKDVQDELTAAGEPADSETAWHTILEVANG, encoded by the coding sequence ATGTACAGTGAAGATCCATCGACCCCGAAAACCCCGCGCCGCCCAGTGCGCGCCGGACTCTACGACCCCGCACTCGAACACGATGCCTGCGGACTCGCACTCATCGTTCGCTATCGCGGACCTGCCGACCACCAGGTCGTCGACCAGGCTCTGAGTGCACTGCGAAAGCTAGAGCATCGAGGCGGAGTCGGTTCCGACGAAGGCACCGGCGACGGTGCGGGGATCACCCTCCAGATACCCCATGACTATTTCGCGAAGGTGCTGCGTGAGGCGGGCATCGAGCTTCCGGAACCCGGCACCTATGCCGCGGGCATCGGCTTCTTCGCCCAGGACTACCGAACAGATCTCATTCCCGATGCGGCGTTTCTCACGGACTACGGAGATGCCCCGGGCGCTGACAGGATGGCTGAAACACCGGCGGATCAGGAAGACCTCGTCGAGCGCATCGCCGCCGAGGAAGGCCTGCGGGTTCTCGCCTTCCGCGACGTTGCCCACGATGCGAGCGTGCTCGGTGAGACCGCACGCACCACGATGCCGCGCATGCGCCAGCTCTTCCTCACCATTGACGAGAGATTCCCCTCTCGGGATGCACAGGATCTGAGCCGCCGGTCCTACATCGTGCGGAAGCGCCTCGATCACGCAGGCCTCTACTGTCCCTCGCTGAATCCAGGCACCATCACCTATAAGGGCATGCTCTCGACAGGACAGCTGTCCGCCTTCTATACGGAACTGCTCGACGAACGTGTGACCTCGCGCATCGCACTCGTGCACTCACGGTTCTCGACGAACACGTTCCCGTCCTGGCAGTTGGCACAGCCCTTCGGAACGATCGCCCACAATGGGGAGATCAACACGGTGCGCGGCAACCGCAACTGGATGCAGGCCAGGGAATCGACACTGGCCTCGGACCTCCTCGTCTCCCCGGTGCCCGGTACCTCGACGAGCCTGGACAGGCTGTGTCCGATCGTGCCGCCCGGAGCCTCCGACTCGGCCTCATTCAACTCGGTGCTCGAACTCATGGTCGCCTCGGGCAGATCGCTTCCGCAGGCAATGCTGATGATGATCCCAGAAGCCTGGGAGAACAACCCCGGCATGGGGGAGTCGCGCAAGGCGTTCTACGAATACCACTCTCTGCTGATGGAGCCGTGGGACGGACCCGCCTGTGTGGCATTCACCGACGGGACTCTGGCCGGGGCTGTCCTGGACCGCAATGGTCTCAGACCCGCTCGCTACGTCATGACGTCTGACACTGTGGTCCTCGCCAGTGAGATCGGTGTCGTCGACCTGCCCGAGTCGGACATAGTCGCCCGCGGTCGACTGACCCCGGGGCGCATGTTCCTCGTCGACACGGAATCCGAGCGGATCATCTCCGACACCGAGATCAAGAACCAACTGGCCACCGAGCACCCTTATGAGGATTGGGTCAAGGGCTGCTCCCGCCGACTGGCTGACCTGCCCACCCGAGTCCACGTCACCCACCCGCAGGCTTCCGTCCGGAGACGCCAGCGCACCTTCGGCTACACCGAAGAGGAGCTGCGGATCCTGATCTCGCCGATGGCAGAGACCGGAGCCGAGCCGCTCGGCGCCATGGGCACGGACACCGCGATCGCGGCACTGAGCACACGGCCCAGACTTCTCTTCGACTACTTCCATCAGAACTTCGCACAGGTGACGAACCCGCCATTGGACTCCATCCGGGAGGACATCGTCACCAGCATGTCCTCGGGCATCGGACGTGAAGGCAACCTCCTTCAGTTCGCGCGCCCAGACTCCGCGCACATCCTGCTCGACCGACCCGTCATCGACAACGACGAACTCACTGCGATTGCACACGTACAGGGCCACCACCTCGGCGTCGACGATGGTCGACCCAGCGTGACCCTGCCGGGGCTGTACTCGGTGAATGCGGGTCCCGAAGCGATGAGGATGCGTCTCGACGCACTGTGTCAGGAAGCGAGCGCCGCGGTCGAGGCCGGTGCCGTGTTCATCATCCTCAGCGACAGGGATTCGACGGCAGATCTCGCTCCGATCCCGTCCCTGCTGCTGACCTCAGCACTCCATCACCACCTCGTCCGGCAGCGTTCGCGCACTCGTGTGTCCATCATCGTCGAGGCAGGTGACGTGCGGGAGGTCCACCACGTTGCCACATTGGTGGCCTTCGGCGCCTCAGCGGTCAACCCTTATCTCGTCATGGAGTCGGCGGAGGCGCTCGTACGATCGGAGCGGATCGGGGGCGTCAGCGAATCCGCGGCCGTGGCGAATGTGCTTGCGGCACTGAACAAGGGGCTGCTGAAGATCATGTCGAAGATGGGGATCTCGACGGTGCAGTCCTATCACGGCGCGCAGACCTTTGAAGCTCTCGGACTCTGCGCTGACTTCATCGACGAGTACTTCACCTCCACCCCACATCAGCTGGGCGGGAAGGGGATCATCGAGATCACTGCGGAGTCGAGCGCCCGACACGCCGACGCCCACCGCGACGATCATCCCAAGCCTGCGCACCGGGACCTGCGGGTCGGCGGTGAATACCAATGGCGGCGAGAAGGACCTGGTCATCTGTTCAACCCGGAGACGATCTTCAAACTCCAGCACTCCACAGCCACCGGACGATTCGACATCTTCGGTGAGTACACCCGGGCAGTCAACGAGCAGTCGCGTGAGCTGATGACGCTGCGTGGCCTGTTCGAACTCGTGCCCGTCGACACCGGTCCCATCGATATCGCCGAGGTGGAACCCGCTGCGGAGATCATGAAGCGCTTCTCCACCGGAGCCATGAGCTACGGCTCCCTGTCGCAGGAGGCGCACGAAACGCTGGCCATCGCGATGAACCGCATCGGCGGCAAGTCCAACACGGGCGAGGGCGGGGAAGACACCGAACGTCTTATCGATCCCGAACGCCGCTCAGCGATCAAGCAGATCGCCAGCGGTCGCTTCGGTGTGACCAGCCACTACCTGACCGAGGCCGACGATCTGCAGATCAAGATGGCCCAGGGAGCGAAACCCGGTGAGGGCGGTCAGCTGCCGGGAGCCAAGGTCTACCCGTGGATCGCAAAGACCCGTCACTCCACTCCCGGAGTCGGACTCATCTCCCCACCACCGCATCATGACATCTATTCCATTGAGGACCTGGCACAGCTCATCCACGATCTCGGTCGGGCCAACGCCCGGGCCCGTGTGCACGTCAAACTCGTGTCCGGGATCGGGGTCGGCACGGTTGCCGCCGGGGTGGCCAAGGCCGGCGCGGACGTCGTGCTCATCTCCGGCCACGACGGAGGAACTGGAGCCAGCCCGCTGAACTCACTTAAGCACGCCGGCACCCCATGGGAACTCGGCCTCGCCGAGGCCCAGCAGACACTGGTGCTCAACGGTCTGCGGGAGAAGGTCAGCGTTCAGGTCGACGGGCAGCTGAAAACAGGTCGAGACGTCATCGTCGCCGCTCTGCTCGGAGGTGAGGAATTCGGGTTCGCGACCACAGCTCTCGTCGTCTCGGGCTGCATCATGATGCGCGTCTGCCACAAAGACACCTGCCCTGTCGGTGTTGCGACCCAGAATCCGAAGCTGCGTGAGCGCTTCCATGGTCAGGCCGACCACGTGGTGAACTTCTTCACCTTCATCGCCGAGGAGGTGCGCGGCTACCTTGCGGAACTGGGCCTGCGGACGCTCGATGAAGCCATCGGTGCAGTCGAGAGGCTGCGCATCGATGACGAACAAGAGCGCGCCTCTGGGCTGAACCTTGACCTGGCCTCGATTCTGAAGGTGCCCGAAGACATTCACGGCAGCACCGCCTCGGCCCGCAAATGCACTACAGGAGTCGACCGCGATTTCGCGGGCGAACTCGATCTGCGACTGTTGGCTGAGGCAGAGAAGTCGATCCAGTCCGGAACCGAGGTCACGATCACCACGGCGATTGAGAACACGGACCGCAGCGTCGGCACGCTGCTGGGCCATCACGTCACCCGCGCCCACGCGGACCGCGGACTGCCCGAGCACACGATCAGACTGAAGCTGCACGGCACCGCAGGGCAGTCGCTGGGGGCGTTCCTGCCTCGTGGAGTCAGCATCGACCTGCACGGGGATGCCAACGACTACGTCGGCAAGGGACTCTCCGGAGGAACGATCAGCGTGCATCCGCACGCTGAGAACCCGACTCGCCCCGAACACAATGTGATCGCGGGCAATGTCCTGGGCTACGGTGCGACTACCGGCAAGCTGTTCGTGTCCGGGCAGGTGGGTGAGCGGTTCATGGTGCGCAATTCCGGCGCCGAGGCGGTCGTCGAGGGAATCGGCGACCACGGCCTTGAGTACATGACAGGAGGAATCGCCGTGATCCTCGGCGCAATCGGACGCAACTTCGCCGCCGGAATGTCCGGTGGCACGGCATACGTCCTGGATTTCAATCCGGCCCGGCTCAACCCCAAGGAACGCGCCGCGGGTGTGTTCCGCTTCACCGGGGTCGGAGTCGTTGATATGGACGTCCTGCAGCGACTGCTGTCTGAACATGTTCAGTGGACGAATTCACCCCTGGCCGCGCAGCTGCTCGAGGGACTGAGCAGAGGAGAGGACGTCCTGTCCCGCTTCACGAAGATCATTCCCGTCGCGTATGCGATGGTCAAGGACGTTCAGGACGAACTCACCGCGGCTGGAGAGCCTGCGGATTCCGAAACCGCCTGGCACACAATTCTGGAGGTTGCCAATGGCTGA